In Citrus sinensis cultivar Valencia sweet orange chromosome 3, DVS_A1.0, whole genome shotgun sequence, the sequence GTCACTTCTCGCATTAAAATAATGGTATTGACCCaacccatattttttttttttgaataaataaggtttgttttcaatttagaaaaaaaaaaaaactaaaagaaattttgtctttaaaatttattggtaGTATGATATTATGATTATCATGCCTTTTCTCTATCTGGATATATTCGTAAGTGATAAATCATAAGGCCCCATGTCTTGATTGATCGACTCCTTGACGTGGTCCCACGGTCAAgttcaaattaaaagaagggaaggaaaaacaaaatcaatatatgCAAATTCACTGCCCTTGTAGCCATCAAATCAATCAATAATGGAATTccataataacaataataataatgaaattccAAAATATCAGTTATATGGTGTTTGTGATCAGCCAAGGGGCCCCCAATGCCATATTATCGAACTTGTcaatttaactttattttcaaatacaagtttactcttatttattaataaattagataaatgaaataaattaatagcgaaaacatgaaataaaattgagaaCATATTAAATCCCCTTATTTACTCAACACCTTGATTTAAACCCATagatgaaataaagaaaaaaaaaacttaaaatggGTTAATTGTTAAACAACTTTATAAGGTATGATTTCAGGTCAATATGTATATTGCATAAAcgactttaattttataaaataagaaatcaatttttttttttttttggggggggagaaaagaagaaagagttGGTGGCTTGGTGCAGCCCAGCCAAACTGGGCATAGAAAATTTAGATAGCTTGAAAAAATCTAACAGATGTTGGGCGAATGTTGTGTTGTTGTTGGCCAATGGCTCCTTCAAATTAAAAGTCAAAAGGTAAATATCATGTTATCGGCTcgtgaaataataattttaaaaatatttttatattattataaacttcaatttattcttatttttttattagataacgaaaaaaataaagacccattaatgagaaatatttatcatctttacaaaaatgaagataaattaaagtttataataatttaaaaatattataaataataataataataataataataatacataattAGTGCTACTTGTtcacttctctctcttttcgcATTCTCCTTTTCGGATGCCTTTGGTTGTTGGGCAATTTCCACAGATAAGATTATTAGGTTAAGAACCATTCCTTATTCAATTGATTTAAGCTAGACATAATGACTAGATCGAATTTTGAGTTGTGAGGGGCGCATGGCATGAGGCTTGTTTGACAtcattctaatttaattataatgtgTCAAAAGTGGAGTACGCCATGCAACAATGCTTGATTTTCGGCGGCTCTCCCAGTTTGACCAAATGCTGtagttgaaataattaaataattaaatctttgCTTTGCGTGTAATCATTTCAATGCAAAATCCAAGAAAATATTTGCAACCACGAGGAGGTCGTACTTTAcctaattattttgattgcaAGGAATTCAGAAATACAACTACTAAACCCAACAAAAGtcttaaacaaatcaaaatttatcaagTGCTTCCATCTCCATAATCATATTTACAAAATGGGAGCTACAATTAAGTTTTTCAAAGAAGCTTCTGACTTCTAGAGAGAGCAATCGGTGTGAGATTTAGCctcaaaaattcattaaatcatGCTGCGAAGTCTTCTGATATTCCTCGGCCAAGAACTGAAATCTGATGCTTAGTCgcttaatataaaataattttctttgatatGGGACGCATAggatataaaaatgaattgaaaacATGTGCCCTGTTGGAGGAAAAATACATCCCGCTAAGTATTGAGGTTGTACTGGACGGTTGTAACTTATAAATAACCACAATAAAAcgtttgataaaattagttgttgttgttttaaaattagttgttgttgttttaaaattaagttaatttcatttgtataataaaaaatcttataataactttattatttttatcaaattattatttaaaaattatatttactatacactattaattttcatttcataatcaaactcttttattttttccacaGCAATTATAATACTTCAATATCAAACAAGACCTCAGTCATTCAGGACATATGCACCATTTTctctattatatatatatatattttttctccttttacaattttaaaattacaggCAGCCTAAAATTTTCCAGAAGGCAATTTCAGTggatataaattaaagatcTTCAGAATTTGAATTCAGCACCCTGTTTCATGTCTAACAAGAAATGGCTGGATATGTTTTCAAAGTGCCTATAATCGAGGTGCCTGAGAATAGCTTTAATCATAGTTGCCATATAGAAATAAACTTTGCCTCAAAGACAATACAACGCGAACTATTGAGCTATTTTCCTGCTGCCTTGCCTcatcaattattcaaaattgcATCAACATTTCATCTTCCTAAGCAAATCTATGTGAATGGAGTTTGGGGGTAAAAATGctagcaaacaaacaaaatgagCAATTGTCATTTCCAGTAACAGCACCTTCAATTTTATCTCTCAGTAGCATCACTACAGGATAGTTGAAGATCAGCAACTCACCTCTATGAACATTGTGATTGCAATCATTAGCCCAAGCTTAGGTACAGAGCTGAGACAATGAAGAATACCAATCACCTGTACAACAGCTGCGGCTAGTGTCCCATAATCATAAACAGAAAGGAACCAAGAAATAGGCATTAGAACCTTCCAATTTCAGCGTGATTCATCCATGAAAACACCCATCCAGAGATCTTTCTTGGGGAAGCTACAATTGGTATTAAAGGAAATAGGAGCTCCACTTCAATCCCTCcgcctctttttatctttcttcctTGCAGTACATTCTTTCTCAGTATCATTATGTGATCTGCGGGGAGAGTCCCTATCTCTATGCTTACGATGTTTTCTTCTGCTGCTACTCTTTTCTCGAGAGGACCCCTTGCTTCTCCCTTTTGACCTAGAGTGGTGTTGATCCCGATATTCGCTGGATGAATCGCTATACGAATCACTGCTATACTGGTGTCGTCTAGATCGTTTTCTGCTCCTTTCATCTTCTGAAGATGAGTTGCTGCTTCTATTTTTATGGTGGCTAGacattaatttagatttttcatcCTCCTTAGATCTTTCACAGCCAATTTCACCTTTATATTTATCAGTCTCCTTATATTTGTCACTAACATTCAGAGGGTTACCAGGAGTGAATTCATTTTTCTGGGATTTGCCCTCTTGAGCAGTTTCCCTCTGATCTGGCATCCATCGCTCTATTGATGTTCTGCTAACAGCATTTCTTGTGGAAGAAGATTTGTTATCAACAGGCAGGATATTAGCATTTCCTCCAGCATTGGCATTAGAAGTTTCTTTCTGAGCAGGATTCTTGGCTTTACTCGTTGGGTAGGGTGGTGACTCATGGGGAACCTCCAGACCTAGCTCTTTTCCCAAGGATTCTAAGAAGTCACCCGCAATCAAATGGCTTAATGCTGTATTAGCCACTTCAATCTTCTTTTCTGGATCCTCCACTTTCTTAGGATTAAATGTTTCCACTTCATCATCGGAATCATCAGAGAAAATAGCCTGCACATGAATGAAGATTGTTAACACATGACAAAGGCAGCATATCCTACATATAGCATGCTCCTCCAATAAAGAAACAACTAAATGGACCATAAGCATGGAAGTAATACACAGAAGGGAATCCAAATTTTGGACACAAAGATATTGATTGTTCTTTGCAACTTACAAACTGCATACATTTGGGTCAGCGGAACTTTATACAAGGTAAGTTAAAATTAGCAAAGAAGGTTTGAATTCATTGCAAAAGGAAGTCATGTACTAAAGAAACAAAGACAAGTAGAAAAACTGAAAGGGTACCATATAATTgggtaataaataaattcacaaGAGTGAAAGCAAGATGGAGACAATGGAAAATTCTAATGAATTAgaatggttttttttaaagtaataaataaattcacaaGAGTGAAAACAAGATGGAGACAATGGAAAATTCTAATGAATTAgaatggttttttttaaaaagaaaaaaagaaaaaagaaaagcgtAGCCGTTACTCTCACAAGAGAAGATTTTATAACCCATGATATGCTTATCTATATCAGAAACTCatcaattaacaaacatatatTGAATAATAGAAAGGATACATCcatttccattttcattttttcttcacTGTCCAAgtgaatcaaaatcaaaatttaaaaccaCAGGCTACAACAGACCATCATATGTGAAGCATGCAAAATCTTCAACAGTTTTGATTAACAAACACGACTGCAAATTAGAACGAGTAGctttcatttctattttttcctAGCCGTTCAAGAGcctcaaaatgaaaatttttaaacatacGCTACAATATAGCAAAGCATGTGAAACAtggaatttcatttttcacttGACAATAAAATGAACATGATAAAATATCTAACATAGTACCTTGTAAAGGTCAACCGGCCTCTCAACATTTTCAACTTGTATATCGGCTTCAATTTCCTTCGTTACATCTCTGCTTATTTCTGGAGCATCAGATTGAGGTGCAGAATATCGATCATTATTTGCAGCAACAGATTCTTCCAATCTGGGGGCTTTAACAGAATCTGAAATGAAGATAAGAGAATCCATCTTGCTTTTTATCCTCGGAGCTGGAGGTGGCTGCAAGAGGCAGTATAGTAATTCtgaattaatatattactTATATGACCAAGGATATAAGTGTAACAGCTGTCAGTTAGTTCTGGGTAAGTACAAGCTGAATTAATCCAAAAAACAATGTTGTGTGAAATCATTTGGATTGTTAGACATCAGctttttgaagaagaaaaaaaaaagtacatgaTATCACCTTTCCTATATAAGGATCAATCAGATCAAAGCGCTTGCAAAGAATAGGTGAAGGACGCCATTGGAACTCTTCCCTTCTTGGGTAAACTTTCTTATTCGTCAAATCTTCAGCTTGAGTATCTTTAACTTGCTGTTTTCAGAAATTCTTATAAGAAGCTTAATCTCTAGAACTTTATAAACTAAACTTCcaccaaatgaaatataccTCTAGTCCTCCGGAAGTGAACAGCATCCTTCCAGCCCCTGAAGACCCCAATAACTGCTCTGTAGATATTGAGCCTTCCTTTCTCTGTTTTGCTTTCTCTATTGCTTCAGCTGCAGCTTCAAAGTCCAATCTCTCACGAGCACGAGCTGCTTCTGACATAGCACTGGCTCCACCAGAGTCTGTAGAGCGAAGTCCTCCCTGATACTTCTCCTTGAGAAACCTCTCAAATCTTTCTTGCTTTACCGGATCATCTTGGAAAGGTGTTGCAACTTCTGGCAACTCATTCTATGGTAAAGAGTCAATAAAAGGAAAACAGTAGCTCAAATTCAACTTTTAGAAACAAGCAGGAGAAGTATTAAAAAGCAGTGATTTACAATATAAGCTCTAGAGAACTAAAATCCGGATTTCCAAAACCCAGCAACAAAAGTGTATCATCTAAACTTGGTGGGGGTTTTTAGATAGGGTGTCAAAATTGGCATGGCATATTTTGGAAGGATGGTTGGGCATACTTTTGTATAGAACAaaaagcttttctttttcgCTTACTTAGTGGACAACTAGTCCACCctctattttgattttctccATTAATACATTTTTGAGTTTCATATCAAaagtatataattttttttctaaaataacaaataacaacaacaacaataatactaatactaatgctaataataacaataatcttTATAACCACTAAAAGAAGCAGGCTACTTACAAATGATGCAGACTTGGTAAATGTATCAGAAAGATTAAATTGGATCTGAATGCCATTTTCAGAACCAACTGAAAAGCTTGAATCTCTTGCACTTTGTTCCAGTGGCCTCTCTCCTAGCAACTTGCCACGGGTCTCTGCTGTCAACCTCTGAGCAGTTTCAGATGATTTCCCATCACTTACCAGCTTGGTCTGATCATTACGTT encodes:
- the LOC102624586 gene encoding G patch domain-containing protein TGH, producing MDSDVEDYVFFGTPIEREEEITSRRKKSIAEASGHLRTLAPWKQEVTDEEGRRRFHGAFTGGFSAGYYNTVGSKEGWTPQTFTSSRKNRAEVKQQSILNFLDEDEKAEFEGKSFGTSLQFDTFGSTAAEFARKQAEKEQQQRPSAIPGPAPDELVVPATESIGVKLLLKMGWRRGRSIKDSHADSLYDARREGRKALLAFSSDDAKTAFNDAEPVDLEQSVNDDGQLSRCTPVYVLNPKQDLHGLGYDPYKNAPEFREKKRSRTSGHSKNGRTKALSIKDSLFGLKSGKVAPGFGIGALEEYDAEDEDLYGADYEFVDTYAEEDEEPSRLSKDVRKKLVGRERQDVLPGFILASKSDYQLERFDPPVVPKDFVPHHKFPGPLETDSKLAVPLPPEIPPPEDNNLKLLIEGVATLVARCGKLFEDISREKNQSNPLFSFLTGGNGHDYYARKLWEARQKRNDQTKLVSDGKSSETAQRLTAETRGKLLGERPLEQSARDSSFSVGSENGIQIQFNLSDTFTKSASFNELPEVATPFQDDPVKQERFERFLKEKYQGGLRSTDSGGASAMSEAARARERLDFEAAAEAIEKAKQRKEGSISTEQLLGSSGAGRMLFTSGGLEQVKDTQAEDLTNKKVYPRREEFQWRPSPILCKRFDLIDPYIGKPPPAPRIKSKMDSLIFISDSVKAPRLEESVAANNDRYSAPQSDAPEISRDVTKEIEADIQVENVERPVDLYKAIFSDDSDDEVETFNPKKVEDPEKKIEVANTALSHLIAGDFLESLGKELGLEVPHESPPYPTSKAKNPAQKETSNANAGGNANILPVDNKSSSTRNAVSRTSIERWMPDQRETAQEGKSQKNEFTPGNPLNVSDKYKETDKYKGEIGCERSKEDEKSKLMSSHHKNRSSNSSSEDERSRKRSRRHQYSSDSYSDSSSEYRDQHHSRSKGRSKGSSREKSSSRRKHRKHRDRDSPRRSHNDTEKECTARKKDKKRRRD